The nucleotide sequence CTTCCGCGCTCTCACTGTATCTCCTTGTGTAATTATAATATAATCGCAGGCACACAAGCCGAACAATgaatgagaaataaattggaggctcataggccccaataataataatcatatcataagtatacacacatcacatggtgcaTGATTATCCGTccaaatcatacatcacatatacatatcaccatgtaggactactagataataataatagttaattaatttatttaattaactaatttttttttttctaaattaggcATATGCAAGGAATTTtctgaattatgaggggtattttgataatttggacaaaaaagatagacctcaaaatttttaaaattttgaggggtaaaactattattttttaaaaaccctAAACCTCTTCCCTGTGCTTGTTGCCTTGCGATTGTTGTCACCCCTTGCGGGTGCCGCTATGGGTGCCATTTGCTCTTGTGAGCAAGCCGCCCGTAGGCATCGCCTATGTGGTTGCTTGCATGCGGTCTGCAGGCTGTCGACTACCGTAGATGGCCAAGGCTACGAGCAGCCTTTGGCTATTCTACGAGCGCAATAAGGGCAATAACAATTGCTACCTTTTCTCCCTTTTGCGTCAATAGTTTTGACGATAAAAAGCTTTTTCAAAAATATacacagttcaaaatcaatctttcacATGAATAACCTAACTTTGGTACTACTATAGAGAAAtctaagggcgacatcacatgtgcagtggaagaacataaaacaaaaaattctaatttttcaaaaggtgttcatcgtcatgcgaaattggaaatcacgtgtgagatagttatgttacctaaggaaatcgtatatccctaaaatcttacaaatctgtgggagaggatgaaggaggtcaaacgtcatcctctctagtgatgatccacacgaCAAGGCTATGAAtaaactactagtcataggtgccctacaagccaataatattagtgatgatatatgtgatacgatacataatttttttgtttattattattatgacattttcTCACTTGATGCATAAATAGATCTACTACTAGTTTCCTCCTCATAACTAGATTTGCTATAGTAAAGCTTATAGACTATGTTCTTTGGAGAGAATCTCCATGTCTTCCATTTCTTTTGTACTGTTGATGAAGTTAACTCTTCTTTTTATCtttcatcttatttttttataatagaaaaaatatatatatattttttaaaataatctatTCATTTAAAGTGGTCAAGAATAATTATCTATCAATGAGGGGATGTCACTcccttattaatttatttataattttataatgtttaaattaattttataaattttttttatcaatatattaatattatttaattttattaacaaTTACTTATTTTGGACTGGTTTAATATTGAGTTAAACCGATCCAATGTCTTGGTTCATTTGCATTCAATTTAAAAGTTTAAAAGggagaaaaaagaaggaaaaaaaatttgatgaCACTTTCGTAAATGTATAAAGTAGGTGcatcgttaaaaaaaaaaaacaacagtcAGAGAGCATTATTGATATCTCTAAAGAAGTTGCCCTTTATAATATTATCATTCAAGAttttgaggatttaaattttgttgTTCGTGCGTGATTCTTATAATTAAACTTATGCCGTTGATTTAAATGATGATTGTTCATGCACAatttttattatctaatctatgctGTTCCTGCATGATTTTTAGGAGAAGAGTTTATGATATAAATTTGGGTTGATGATATCTTAAGTTTTGAGTTTGTAATACACAATCAATTAAAAAATTCAATTATTTTTAACATGAGTTTATATTTAAATCTTATATGCACGCCTTCAGCTTTTTTTTAAAGTTAATCTTTCTATTTGAAAAAAAGGCTTGAGATTGAAATTAAAATTAGGGATTCAGGTCCGACCCGAGTCAGACCGGTCCCGGAAACAGGTCAGACCAAGCCGACCCAGGCGGGCTTGAGGTTGTCCAAGGCCCGCGACCAAACGGCTCGACTCAACCGGCTGGCGTGGTTACGCCTCGGCCCCACCCTGGTGTCATGCGTGACGCCATCTATGATAGACCGAACGAACTGTGAAGTGCGccgataaatctcttctttattttcttaaaaatagcTTTCACAGCAAATACAAATTTGGGAGAAAGACATATGAAAAGATGGTGCATTTGCGAAGATGGAAAGCTTGAGCTGCCAATTTAGGCCTTACTTAGATGATGGGATAAGAAGCGCGGATGGCAAGACCACACAGTCCTTCCTTTTGAGCAACGTCCTTCTTGAGCAGAATGTAGCCGTGATCACCCCACGACGTGCCCCATGAATTCTTAGCTATCCAATACGCAGTCCCATTCTCATCTGTTCCGTAGCCCACGAGAGTGACTTCATGATTCAGGTACGTATCACAAGGCCCGTCGAAGATCCCACCTGCGTAGAACTGGAACTCGCCGGCATCGATGGAGACGGAGACTGGTTGGTTGGCCACTGCATTCATGAGTAACTTCTCGTCGTTCGTGGGAACGATCCCGTAGCCGGTTATGGAGACGGCATGGTCCGATTGCTTGGTGGAGTTGCAGGTGGACTCATTCGGTTGGTACGGATAGTTCGCTTCAGTCGTGATGCCTCCATTGGAGACGACGTATGAGAATGCTCGGTAATGCAGACCTCCGCCACATCCATCATCGTTGTCGTCACAGGCGAGCAGTTGTTGCTCCGACAAAGGTATGAGGCTCCCCTTCGCGATCATGTTGATGCTTTCCATCGATGCTACAGCAGAGAATGCCCAACAAGATCCTGCATGTACCATGCACCGAAACGAGGAAAACCATAGGCGATAGGGCCACGACAGGCCCTCAAATAATTAATTGGATGGGAATGGAAGAGCTGCAGGAGGAGGAGTTCTTACCGCACGTTTCTTGGTCCTTGACAGGGGTCACCACTCCCTTATTCCGCCAATCGATGCTACTGGGAGCAGTCATATTCACGTACCGGAAAGGCTCCAACCCTGGATATGAGGCGTCTGATGGCCTCATGCGTCCGGTGGTGTAGGTAGCAAGGAATTCTTCCTTTGTGAGGTCCGCGAAGCGGTTGAGGCCGATGGTGTAGCTGTGTCCCCCGGCTTGGAGGAAGGCGTTCACGTGCTCCATGTTCCTGGTGAACACACCAAGGCGATATAACTTTTCGGCTTTGTCCTCGTACGCTCGCCCGTGCTGAGCTATCCACTGCTCGAACATGTCGACGGGAGTGCTGCCTAAGGTCGTCCGCCAACCCCACCAGCCATAGGCGAGGAATAACAGCGCTCCAATCTTGAGTGCACAATCCATGCTGGTTCATATCAAGTTCTTGCAGgagtctaatatatatatatagagagagaagagagggtgGGGGCGCGAGGGAAGGGCAGAGAGAAGGGAGGACGTTTCTGTTGCGAGCAATCTTGTTTGAGCCGGCTACATTGGACGCACCGTCCAAAGTAATTCGGTTGTTTCATTAATTGGCTTCTTTCTTGTAATGTTATAATTATGTATTCGTTTGTTTTGATGCCGATGAAGTCGAGTTCAATGATGTCATTCAGAATATGTCAAGCGATGTAGATAAATCTAATATCACTTCGATGGTTCCGACATAATTAATTAGAGTATATATGTGAATCGGGATGTCTTGAAGGGAGAGATGTGCCCACGTAACGAGAAACTTAGAATATTAAGATAGGATCCATTTAGAGGTATATTCGAAACCTTTTGATGAATGATGTAACTTTCTAATTTAGTCTAATATTAAAAGGAATTTAATACGAGGGAGTTTGAACGATAgtgttagaaaaaaatattattgatattttggtTAATCCGATGTGGTCCGGATCTATGCGTAGGATTGTCCAGAGTATTTCTGAGGTGAAAACACTCTGTTCCTAAGGTGCCACGTCCATGAAGATCAAGGTTGAGTGAGATTTTTCGATTTGATCCCTCAAATGCTTTAATTAGTAATTCAATGTATATGAGTATGAATGTAAATAGTTAAAAGaagttcttcctctttctctttgtttGTACCCATAAAAGGAAACTTACGATTATTTTTCTCCTCATAAATGATGAGAAGGATTTTTATGATTgtctatcttatcattaatgatgagaagaaagttttatttttcttgtcataAATGATAAGAAGGAAGCTTACGATTGTTTTTCTCATCATAAATGATAAAAAGGAAACTTCATCCCCCCACATAGTGTGCCATGTGGCAGTGACATGTCAGATGACTAGTCGTTAGTATATCCTATATCAGTGTCCTCCTTGAAGGTGTGCTTTGGGACTCTTTCGAGGTTAACTCGAAGTGCGATATTTAATTTATCCGATACATGAGCATTCGAGATTTCCTCTTGTAGGTCGGTTTTTCCCGACGCGTGTATCTCATGTATATTTTACCTTGTACCTCTATTgtaacatatttttctttatgcatGTTAGATTTTCCTAACTTGAGCACATTTTACCTTGTGCTTCTACTGTGGTAGATTTTTCTTCACATTGAtcgggttttcctaactcatgtaTCTTGAGCATATTTTACCTTATGTCTCCATTGTAAAAATTTTTCTTCATGTAGGTTAGATTTTTCTTACTCATATATCGCGAACATATTTAGGTTTGTGCCTCTACTGTAACGGATTTCTTTTCACGTGAGTCAGGATTTCTCGACTCACATGTCTCAAGTGCATTTAGCCTTACACCTTTGCCATAGTGGATTTCTTTTCACACAAGTTGGGTTTTTCTAACCATACGTCTTGGGTGCATTTAGCATTATGCCTCCACCATAATAGATTTATTTTTACATGGGCCAGGATTTCCTAACTCATGTGTCTCGAGTTTATTTGACCTTACGCCTCCATCGTAGCGGATTTCTCTTTATATAGGTCAGGTTTTTCCGACTCATACTTCTCAAGCGCATTTGGCCTTGTGCTTCCACCATGGTGGATTTACCTTGGCATGAGTCATGTTTCACGACTCATGCCTCTAGTATATTTAGTCTTATGCCTCCATCGTGGCGGATATACCTTAGTACGAGTCGGGTTTCCCAACTCACACGCCTTAGGCACATTTGGCTCTACGCCTCTATCATGATCGATTTACCTTAGTGCGAGTTGGGTTTCTCGACTCACATGCCTTGCACACATTTGGCCTTATGCTTCCATTATGATATATTTACCTTAGTGTGGGTCGAGTTTTTCGACTCATATGCCTTGGACACAATCAGCCCTATGCTTCTATCATGATAGATTTACCTTAGTGTGGACTAAGTTTTCCGACTCACATGCCTCAAGCACATTTGGACTCGTGCCTCCACTATGGTGGATTTACCTTATATGGGTTAGGTTTCTCAACTCACACACCTCAAgcacatttggccttgtgcctctGTTATGGTGAATATATATTAGTGTAGGTTGAGTTTCTCGACTCACACGCCTCAAACACATTTGGCTTAGTGCCTTCACCGTGGTTGATTTACCTTAGTATAGGTCAAATTTTTTAACTCACGCCTTAAGCACATCTGACCCTGACCCTCCACCGTGGTAGATATACCTTGGCATAGGTCGAGTTTTCTGACTTACATGCCTTGAGCATATTGTGTCTCCACCATGATTGCTTCATCTTAATGTGGGTCGGGTTTCTTGACTCACATGTCTCGGGTATATTTGGTTCTATGCCTCTATCGTGGTTAGTTTCAAATTCTTTCTCCGCTATGGTAGGTTTCAAGTCCTTTGTCTATTATGGTAGATTTCGAATCTCCCTACCATCGTGGATTTCGAGTTCTCACTCTTCCATGATGAATTTTAAG is from Musa acuminata AAA Group cultivar baxijiao chromosome BXJ1-6, Cavendish_Baxijiao_AAA, whole genome shotgun sequence and encodes:
- the LOC135677435 gene encoding zingipain-1-like, coding for MDCALKIGALLFLAYGWWGWRTTLGSTPVDMFEQWIAQHGRAYEDKAEKLYRLGVFTRNMEHVNAFLQAGGHSYTIGLNRFADLTKEEFLATYTTGRMRPSDASYPGLEPFRYVNMTAPSSIDWRNKGVVTPVKDQETCGSCWAFSAVASMESINMIAKGSLIPLSEQQLLACDDNDDGCGGGLHYRAFSYVVSNGGITTEANYPYQPNESTCNSTKQSDHAVSITGYGIVPTNDEKLLMNAVANQPVSVSIDAGEFQFYAGGIFDGPCDTYLNHEVTLVGYGTDENGTAYWIAKNSWGTSWGDHGYILLKKDVAQKEGLCGLAIRASYPII